The Bryobacteraceae bacterium genome includes a window with the following:
- the lspA gene encoding lipoprotein signal peptidase: MARRWPWAVAAAVAALDRATKHLIETRVAEWEAIAVIDGFFRIVHTRNTGVAFSLFAEEGAGDQGWVLTAITAALTALMAGLLWHSSRSLREHWTLPAAFSLIFAGAAGNLFDRIAFGSVTDFLDFYVGRHHWPAFNVADSAITCGAMLLLANAWFSRKGRAGGV, encoded by the coding sequence GTGGCGCGCCGCTGGCCCTGGGCGGTTGCTGCGGCGGTGGCCGCGCTGGACCGGGCCACCAAGCATCTGATCGAGACGCGCGTCGCCGAGTGGGAGGCGATTGCCGTCATTGACGGCTTCTTCCGCATCGTGCATACGCGCAACACGGGCGTGGCGTTCAGCCTGTTCGCCGAAGAGGGCGCGGGCGATCAGGGGTGGGTGCTGACGGCGATCACAGCCGCGCTCACTGCGCTGATGGCGGGGCTGCTGTGGCATTCGAGCCGTTCGCTGCGCGAGCACTGGACGCTGCCGGCGGCGTTCTCGCTGATCTTTGCAGGGGCGGCGGGCAATCTGTTCGACCGCATTGCGTTCGGCAGCGTGACTGATTTCCTCGATTTCTACGTCGGCAGGCATCACTGGCCGGCCTTCAACGTGGCCGATTCGGCCATCACGTGCGGGGCGATGCTGCTGCTGGCCAATGCGTGGTTCTCGAGGAAGGGACGGGCAGGCGGAGTATGA